The following are from one region of the Desulfuromonas acetexigens genome:
- a CDS encoding sensor histidine kinase has protein sequence MILQRLSQVGFRGKLLGLVGLGIFALALTAAMTTAWVTSNRTRALLVAQGLQITGTLADQSLLALLYRSEENALRPLRAMLGFPDVRQAGILDPQGKPLFVLGGDEETEFVPPDSELLLKPELVRETADEWLFVAPVYSGDLAAAGDEGAELFNPNALSQGRELLGYAGVWMSKRALRALQTHIFWGNISIGCTFALGLLLVMNLGIKRMIRPLYRLSRIMEEAKQEGAHVYAQVRGPKEIMHMAEAFNLMMSSLEERDRRLRNHREQLRTEVAIRTRELVEARDAALTANRHKSEFLANMSHELRTPLQAIIGYADLAREDLELEGRDASVADLNRIVHNARRLLAQINNILDLAKVEAGRMELNLQPVRLHLVVEEALETVRPLMLQQGNRLESRLEGETQEVRIDREKLLQCLLNLLSNAGKFTQNGQVTLVGRLDPALLKIDVIDTGIGISAEQQELIFEEFRQADGSLTRKFEGTGLGLAITRRFCKLMGGDVALVSAPGSGSTFSLRIPLPIAEPAAVFPAGKRDERQEALPFSGAGTDF, from the coding sequence CGCACCCGGGCCCTGCTCGTCGCCCAAGGTCTGCAGATCACCGGCACCCTGGCCGATCAGAGCCTTTTGGCCCTGCTCTATCGCAGCGAGGAGAATGCTCTGCGCCCCTTGCGGGCCATGCTCGGTTTTCCCGATGTCCGTCAGGCCGGGATTCTTGATCCCCAGGGGAAGCCGCTCTTTGTGCTGGGTGGCGACGAGGAGACCGAGTTCGTTCCCCCCGACTCGGAACTTCTGCTCAAGCCGGAGCTGGTGCGGGAAACGGCGGACGAGTGGCTCTTCGTGGCGCCGGTCTACAGTGGCGACCTGGCGGCCGCCGGGGATGAAGGGGCGGAGCTTTTCAATCCCAACGCCCTCTCCCAGGGCCGGGAACTGCTCGGCTACGCCGGGGTGTGGATGAGCAAGCGGGCCTTGCGTGCCCTGCAGACCCATATCTTCTGGGGCAACATCAGTATCGGCTGCACCTTCGCCCTCGGCCTGCTGCTGGTGATGAATCTCGGCATCAAGCGCATGATCCGGCCCCTTTATCGCCTCAGCCGGATCATGGAAGAGGCCAAGCAGGAGGGGGCCCATGTCTATGCCCAGGTGCGGGGCCCCAAGGAGATCATGCACATGGCCGAGGCGTTCAATCTGATGATGAGCAGCCTCGAAGAGCGCGACCGGCGGCTGCGCAATCACCGGGAGCAGTTGCGGACCGAGGTGGCGATCCGCACCCGGGAACTGGTCGAGGCGCGGGACGCGGCGCTGACCGCCAATCGCCACAAGTCCGAATTTCTCGCCAATATGAGTCATGAACTGCGTACCCCCTTGCAGGCGATCATCGGCTACGCTGACCTCGCCCGCGAAGATCTGGAGCTCGAAGGGCGCGACGCCAGTGTCGCCGATCTCAATCGCATCGTGCACAACGCCCGGCGGCTGCTGGCGCAGATCAACAATATTCTCGATCTGGCCAAAGTCGAGGCCGGACGCATGGAGTTGAACCTGCAACCGGTGCGACTCCATCTCGTTGTCGAAGAGGCCCTGGAAACCGTGCGGCCGCTCATGTTGCAGCAGGGCAACCGCCTTGAATCACGCCTTGAGGGGGAGACGCAAGAGGTGCGCATCGATCGCGAGAAGCTGTTGCAGTGTCTGCTCAACCTGCTCAGCAACGCCGGCAAATTTACCCAAAACGGCCAGGTTACCCTGGTCGGCCGGCTCGACCCGGCGCTGCTGAAGATCGACGTCATCGATACCGGCATCGGCATCTCGGCCGAACAGCAGGAGCTGATTTTCGAGGAATTCCGCCAAGCCGACGGCAGCCTCACGCGCAAATTCGAAGGGACTGGGCTGGGGCTGGCGATCACCCGGCGCTTCTGTAAACTGATGGGGGGGGATGTCGCCCTGGTCAGCGCGCCCGGTTCCGGCTCGACCTTCAGTCTCCGCATTCCCCTGCCGATCGCGGAACCCGCAGCGGTCTTCCCGGCGGGCAAAAGGGACGAGCGTCAGGAGGCTTTACCCTTTTCCGGTGCGGGGACCGATTTTTGA
- a CDS encoding TonB-dependent receptor plug domain-containing protein: protein MMRQWRRWLPALVLVVSFALPGTGRGADTAEPLLVAYNDGLAELYGDEEFVSIATGSKKPINRAPAVASVITAEDIRAMGATDLNQVLDTVPGLHVSLSTLSRLDAVYSIRGIHTGFNPQVLLLMNGIAFPELWTGAHPILFRLPVANIERIEVMRGPGSAIYGADAYAGVINIITKDATGLGGTVTGGRVGSFDSQEFWLQHGATYADWDVAFSFEWQTTDGDRDRVVKRDAQTTLDEIHGTRASLAPGALDTRYDLFNTRLEIGRGDWTFSLWNWRLEDAGVGAGAAQALDPEGCQSDNLYLADLAWHNTDLHPDWDLTARASYQYLDNNIKFHIYPPGAQLGETLSFPAGMIGRPDDSSRIAGVDLAAIYSGISKHKLRIGTGYKYQHMKTSETKNYGPGVVPGVITDVTDTPFVYAPDRSRKVLHLSLQDEWQFAPDWELTTGIRYDDFSDTGDTFNPRIALVWATRHNLTTKLLYGSAFRAPSFSELYAINNPVALGNPDLEPETIDTLELSFDYKPTLDLQLGLSLFAYQAKDLIEFVGTSSKTAENARDQDGRGLELEMDWKLTETLRLRGNYAWQRAEDEETGRRVADAPGQQAYLRADWRFRPDWVLSPQATWVGDRARAAGDLRDEIDDYTLVDVTLRRSNLLKHLDIALSAHNLFDEDAREPSGGQIPDDYPLAGRSIWLELSWRI from the coding sequence ATGATGAGACAGTGGAGACGATGGTTGCCGGCGCTGGTGCTGGTGGTGAGTTTTGCCCTCCCCGGGACAGGTCGGGGGGCCGACACCGCCGAGCCCCTGCTGGTTGCCTACAATGACGGATTGGCCGAACTCTACGGCGACGAGGAGTTCGTCAGTATCGCCACCGGCAGCAAGAAGCCGATCAACCGGGCGCCCGCGGTTGCCAGCGTCATTACCGCCGAGGACATCCGCGCCATGGGCGCCACCGATCTCAACCAGGTTCTCGACACCGTGCCGGGGCTGCATGTGTCGCTGTCAACCCTGAGCCGTCTCGACGCCGTCTACTCCATTCGCGGCATTCATACCGGCTTCAATCCCCAGGTGCTGCTCTTGATGAACGGCATCGCCTTTCCCGAACTCTGGACCGGCGCCCATCCGATCCTCTTTCGCCTGCCGGTGGCGAATATTGAACGCATCGAGGTTATGCGCGGTCCGGGATCGGCCATTTACGGCGCCGACGCCTATGCCGGGGTAATCAACATCATCACCAAAGATGCCACCGGTCTCGGCGGCACCGTCACCGGTGGCCGGGTCGGTTCTTTCGACAGTCAGGAGTTCTGGCTGCAGCACGGCGCAACCTATGCCGACTGGGATGTCGCCTTTTCCTTCGAATGGCAGACCACCGACGGTGACCGCGACCGGGTCGTCAAACGGGATGCGCAAACGACTCTGGACGAGATCCACGGCACCCGTGCTTCCCTGGCCCCGGGGGCGCTCGACACCCGTTACGATCTGTTCAATACCCGCCTTGAAATCGGCCGGGGCGACTGGACTTTCAGCCTCTGGAACTGGCGCCTCGAAGATGCCGGTGTCGGTGCCGGCGCGGCGCAGGCCCTCGATCCCGAAGGCTGTCAGAGCGATAACCTCTATCTCGCCGATCTGGCCTGGCACAACACCGATCTGCATCCCGACTGGGATCTGACCGCGCGGGCGAGCTACCAGTACCTCGACAATAATATAAAATTCCATATCTATCCTCCGGGAGCCCAGTTGGGTGAAACCCTCAGTTTCCCCGCAGGGATGATCGGCCGCCCCGACGACAGCTCACGGATCGCCGGAGTTGATCTTGCGGCGATTTATTCGGGGATTTCCAAGCACAAGCTGCGCATCGGCACCGGCTACAAATATCAGCACATGAAGACCTCGGAAACCAAAAATTACGGTCCCGGGGTTGTGCCTGGAGTCATCACCGATGTCACCGATACCCCGTTTGTTTACGCCCCCGACAGATCCCGCAAGGTCCTGCATCTGTCCCTTCAGGATGAGTGGCAGTTCGCACCCGATTGGGAACTGACCACCGGCATCCGTTATGACGATTTTTCCGATACGGGCGACACCTTCAACCCCCGGATCGCCCTGGTCTGGGCGACCCGGCACAATCTGACGACCAAACTGCTCTACGGCAGCGCCTTTCGCGCCCCCTCCTTTTCCGAACTCTACGCCATCAACAACCCCGTGGCTCTCGGTAACCCGGATCTCGAGCCGGAAACCATCGATACCCTGGAGCTTTCTTTCGACTACAAACCTACCCTCGATTTGCAATTAGGGCTGAGTCTCTTCGCCTACCAAGCCAAAGACCTGATTGAGTTTGTCGGGACCTCGTCGAAAACTGCCGAGAATGCCCGGGATCAGGATGGTCGGGGACTGGAGTTGGAGATGGACTGGAAACTGACGGAAACCTTGCGTCTGCGCGGCAACTATGCCTGGCAGCGGGCGGAGGATGAAGAGACCGGCAGGCGGGTCGCCGATGCCCCGGGGCAGCAGGCCTATCTGCGGGCCGATTGGCGCTTTCGGCCCGACTGGGTCCTTTCGCCGCAGGCGACCTGGGTGGGGGATCGGGCGCGGGCCGCCGGTGATCTTCGAGATGAAATCGACGACTATACCCTGGTCGATGTCACCTTGCGGCGGAGCAATCTGTTGAAACATCTCGATATTGCCCTGTCGGCTCACAACCTCTTCGATGAGGATGCCCGCGAGCCGAGCGGTGGGCAGATTCCGGATGATTATCCCCTGGCCGGACGCAGCATCTGGCTTGAGTTGAGTTGGAGGATTTAG
- a CDS encoding citrate/2-methylcitrate synthase, with protein sequence METTHVHVRRRDETFAQRSVTKIWEEVPSAENPYLPEQLRCHGYELSELMAKRSFVDVLYLLFQGELPSPEKAELLEQVMIALINPGPRHPATRAAMCAGVGKTETSQILPVAMTLLGGNHLGGGEVEEAMRFLRKEVKNDPSRTALDLLATACPPSDGDWHPAPGFGSRFGGVDRIAGQMTERLSRLPGAGRCLKWAVGFSAALTPHGLGILAPGMAAAAFADLGFQPRVGPGLFQLLNAPGTLAHGTEMANKPLTAMPFVKDEDYVIER encoded by the coding sequence TTGGAAACCACGCATGTCCATGTTCGTCGTCGCGACGAGACCTTCGCCCAGCGCTCCGTGACGAAAATCTGGGAGGAGGTTCCTTCGGCGGAAAACCCCTATCTGCCTGAACAGCTGCGCTGCCACGGTTATGAGTTGAGCGAACTGATGGCAAAGCGAAGTTTCGTCGATGTCCTCTACCTGCTCTTTCAGGGAGAATTGCCGTCGCCGGAAAAAGCCGAACTCCTTGAACAGGTGATGATCGCTTTGATCAATCCCGGGCCCCGGCATCCGGCGACCCGGGCAGCGATGTGCGCCGGGGTGGGCAAGACGGAAACGTCGCAGATTCTGCCCGTGGCCATGACCCTTCTCGGCGGGAACCACCTGGGCGGCGGGGAAGTCGAAGAGGCGATGCGTTTTCTGCGGAAGGAAGTCAAAAATGACCCGTCCCGGACGGCGCTCGATCTGCTGGCGACGGCTTGCCCGCCGAGCGATGGTGACTGGCATCCGGCCCCGGGGTTTGGTTCTCGCTTCGGCGGTGTGGATCGAATCGCCGGACAGATGACGGAGCGGTTGTCCCGTCTGCCCGGCGCCGGTCGTTGTCTGAAGTGGGCCGTCGGTTTTTCCGCGGCATTGACGCCGCACGGCCTGGGGATTCTCGCGCCCGGCATGGCTGCCGCTGCTTTCGCCGATCTCGGTTTTCAACCTCGGGTCGGCCCCGGCCTTTTTCAGCTGCTCAACGCCCCCGGAACCTTGGCGCACGGGACGGAAATGGCCAATAAGCCGTTAACTGCCATGCCTTTTGTCAAGGACGAGGATTATGTCATCGAACGCTGA
- a CDS encoding thiamine pyrophosphate-binding protein: MSPIQSGPAGEQPASQSCAPPDLGDLIVSYLEELHIDYVFGVPGGAIEPFYNALARSARRGGIRPVVARHESGAAFMADGYARETGKLGVCCATTGPGATNLITGVASAFMDSVPLLVITAQTSLPQFGKRALQDSSCTAVDTVGMFRHCTRYNTLISHRGQLEGKLVAAIMAAHRGSGPAHISIPSDILREPRRIRNGADRPVAGDETLRQKFSLIDPTAVEKLRQALEKAKKMVIVIGGACGEAMDEILAFTENTGALLISGPEGKGWIDPWHPQYRGVYGFAGHESARQALFDEEVDLVLAVNTRLGEMLLCGGEEKRLLNDKLVHIDGVAEHFTRSPMARLHVCGQPRAVFESLNRSLRQVRRAAESTTSLKSGPTIAGIPPHLTIEDGSTWLAADGPLKPQRVMVELAVRFPENSRFLVDAGNSWAWATHYLHPKSAGRYRIAMGFGSMTWAIGAAIGTALGCPGNPVVCLTGDGSFLMSGQELSVAVTEKLPVIFVLLNDRALGMVKHGQRLGGGEAIAFELPPVDFCGIARAMGARACRIASLDDLNRLDVAEICAAPGPTLLEIHIDPEETPPMGARMKALSGKTPGVVPLWPKS; encoded by the coding sequence ATGTCGCCTATCCAATCCGGCCCTGCCGGCGAACAACCCGCCTCGCAGTCCTGCGCGCCCCCTGATCTGGGGGATCTGATCGTCAGTTACCTGGAAGAACTGCATATCGATTATGTCTTCGGCGTCCCCGGCGGGGCGATCGAACCCTTCTACAATGCCCTGGCGCGCAGCGCCCGACGGGGCGGCATCCGCCCCGTCGTCGCCCGCCATGAAAGCGGCGCGGCCTTCATGGCCGACGGCTACGCCCGGGAAACGGGGAAGCTCGGGGTCTGCTGCGCCACCACCGGACCGGGAGCGACCAATCTCATCACCGGCGTCGCCTCGGCCTTCATGGACAGCGTGCCCCTGCTCGTCATCACCGCCCAGACCTCGTTGCCCCAGTTCGGCAAACGCGCCCTGCAGGACTCCTCCTGCACCGCCGTCGATACGGTCGGAATGTTCCGCCACTGCACCCGATACAACACGTTGATTTCCCATCGCGGCCAACTCGAAGGCAAGCTGGTGGCGGCGATCATGGCCGCCCATCGCGGCAGCGGCCCAGCCCACATCAGCATTCCGTCCGACATCCTGCGCGAGCCCCGACGCATCCGCAACGGCGCCGACCGTCCGGTGGCGGGCGATGAAACCCTGCGCCAGAAATTCTCCCTGATCGACCCAACAGCAGTGGAAAAGCTGCGTCAGGCGCTGGAGAAGGCAAAAAAGATGGTAATCGTGATTGGGGGCGCCTGCGGCGAGGCCATGGATGAGATTCTCGCTTTCACCGAAAATACGGGCGCCCTGCTCATCAGCGGCCCCGAGGGGAAGGGTTGGATCGACCCCTGGCATCCCCAGTACCGGGGGGTCTACGGCTTCGCCGGGCACGAATCCGCCCGCCAGGCGCTCTTCGACGAAGAGGTCGATCTGGTGCTGGCGGTCAACACCCGCCTCGGCGAAATGCTGCTCTGCGGCGGCGAGGAAAAACGCCTGCTCAACGACAAACTGGTGCATATCGACGGCGTCGCCGAGCACTTTACCCGATCCCCCATGGCCCGGCTCCATGTCTGCGGCCAGCCCCGCGCCGTTTTCGAAAGCCTCAATCGCAGCCTGCGCCAAGTGCGCCGCGCCGCCGAGAGCACAACCAGCCTGAAGTCGGGTCCGACGATTGCCGGCATCCCACCGCATCTCACCATCGAGGACGGCAGCACCTGGCTCGCCGCCGACGGCCCCCTCAAGCCCCAGCGGGTCATGGTCGAATTGGCCGTCCGCTTTCCCGAGAACAGCCGGTTTCTGGTCGACGCCGGCAACAGTTGGGCCTGGGCGACCCATTACCTGCATCCCAAAAGCGCAGGACGCTACCGCATCGCCATGGGTTTTGGCTCCATGACCTGGGCCATCGGTGCGGCAATCGGCACCGCCCTCGGCTGTCCGGGCAATCCCGTCGTCTGCCTCACCGGCGACGGCAGTTTTCTCATGAGCGGCCAGGAGCTGTCGGTGGCGGTAACGGAAAAGCTGCCGGTCATCTTCGTCCTGCTCAACGACCGGGCCTTGGGGATGGTCAAACACGGGCAACGACTGGGGGGCGGGGAAGCGATCGCCTTCGAGCTGCCGCCGGTCGATTTCTGCGGAATTGCCCGGGCCATGGGCGCCCGCGCCTGCCGCATCGCTTCCTTGGACGATCTGAACCGCCTCGATGTCGCGGAAATCTGCGCGGCCCCGGGGCCAACCCTGCTCGAAATCCACATCGACCCGGAAGAGACGCCGCCCATGGGCGCCCGCATGAAGGCTTTGAGCGGCAAGACCCCGGGCGTCGTCCCGCTCTGGCCGAAAAGCTGA
- a CDS encoding two-component system response regulator, which produces MATNVQDVHILLVNQNPDNRRILAETLRTAGFRRLTETADGRNAARVLRRERIDLLITDVDIAPLDGWRLGRMVRSGIFLCDASIPLILVATTWCERIAETTAREFGFDAVIPLERYRELPATLKDCLNTPRTAARKPTLLVVEDFPDNAQLAERILQPRFTVEVATDGRSGLDAWLRHRHDLVLLDVMLPGLSGQQVLQGILREHPDQPVVIMTAHGTMELAEELMMEGAADFITKPFTPDALRRVTEIAARREDYLLSNKQFAARVESLRESREAYRAISQAHQHLLDSLSTVVLELDGEGRLHFLNHAWERLTGYTVAESLGRPLSDFRDDGNEADWQIYQNRLQMLTCGNFRECALELRLRHHEGHAVWVDGRFDAMTGADGSRSVSACLDDITRRKKALAELEHLAMHDTLTGLFNRHYFGHAIKQMAALSKRGQGHHALLYLDLDHFKVINDSFGHYHGDLVLKQVAELLSRRLRRSDVLCRLGGDEYAILLANTELSQALEIADEFRDLIQHLDCRIEEQVAEISCSMGVAELDGSANRPEDYLKQADIALYVAKSRGRNRIHVYDPADRESDELRRNLDWVRKVRKAIAGQGLKFHFQPILHIASGEISHYEALLRLQLPEEGEIAPKDFIPALEQAGEMALLDHWVIHQAIVLLGRYPELRKLAVNLSAQAFDDNGILPLVENLLIEQGVKPERIVFELTETASLDNIPAAQQMIVRLQQLGCGFAVDDFGTGFSTFNYLKEFPADSIKVDGTFIRNLTHDPVNLALVRSIQEVARTLGKATIAEFVETAEDFETLRSLGIDFAQGYYIGRPAPIEAWSFSTSARH; this is translated from the coding sequence ATGGCAACCAACGTACAGGACGTACATATCCTCCTGGTCAACCAGAATCCGGACAATCGCCGCATTCTGGCCGAGACCCTGCGCACAGCGGGCTTTCGCCGCCTCACGGAAACCGCCGACGGCCGCAACGCCGCGCGGGTGCTACGCCGGGAACGGATCGATCTGCTTATCACCGACGTCGACATCGCCCCGCTCGACGGCTGGCGCCTCGGGCGCATGGTCCGCTCCGGCATCTTCCTCTGCGACGCCTCCATCCCCCTGATCCTGGTCGCCACCACCTGGTGCGAACGGATCGCCGAGACCACCGCCCGCGAATTCGGCTTCGATGCCGTCATCCCCCTGGAACGCTACCGCGAACTCCCCGCAACCCTGAAAGACTGCCTGAACACGCCGCGCACCGCCGCCCGCAAGCCGACCCTGCTGGTGGTGGAGGATTTTCCCGACAACGCCCAGTTGGCCGAACGGATTCTGCAACCGCGCTTTACGGTGGAAGTCGCAACCGACGGCCGCTCGGGCTTGGATGCCTGGTTGCGCCACCGGCACGACCTGGTACTGCTCGACGTGATGCTGCCGGGGCTTTCGGGGCAGCAGGTGCTGCAAGGCATCCTGCGGGAACATCCGGACCAGCCGGTGGTGATCATGACCGCCCACGGCACCATGGAGCTGGCCGAGGAACTGATGATGGAGGGAGCCGCCGACTTTATCACCAAACCCTTCACCCCCGATGCCCTGCGCCGAGTGACGGAAATCGCCGCGCGGCGCGAGGATTACCTGCTCAGCAACAAGCAGTTCGCCGCCCGGGTCGAATCCCTGCGGGAGAGTCGCGAGGCCTACCGGGCCATCTCCCAGGCTCACCAGCACCTGCTCGACAGCCTCAGCACCGTCGTTCTGGAACTGGACGGCGAGGGGCGCCTGCATTTTCTCAATCACGCCTGGGAGCGCCTGACCGGCTACACCGTCGCCGAGTCCCTGGGCCGCCCCCTGAGCGATTTTCGCGACGATGGCAACGAGGCGGATTGGCAGATCTATCAAAACCGGCTGCAAATGCTGACCTGCGGCAACTTCCGGGAATGCGCCCTGGAATTGCGCCTGCGCCACCACGAGGGGCATGCCGTCTGGGTGGACGGTCGCTTCGATGCCATGACCGGAGCCGACGGAAGCCGCTCGGTCTCCGCCTGCCTCGACGACATCACCCGGCGCAAGAAGGCCCTGGCCGAACTGGAGCATCTGGCCATGCACGACACCCTCACCGGGCTCTTCAACCGCCACTATTTCGGCCACGCCATCAAACAGATGGCGGCCCTCAGCAAACGGGGACAAGGGCATCACGCCCTGCTCTACCTTGATCTCGACCACTTCAAGGTGATCAACGACAGCTTCGGTCACTACCATGGCGATCTCGTTCTGAAACAGGTCGCCGAGCTGCTTTCCCGGCGCCTGCGCCGTTCCGACGTCCTCTGCCGCCTCGGCGGCGACGAATACGCGATTCTGCTCGCCAACACCGAACTCTCCCAGGCCCTGGAAATCGCCGATGAATTTCGTGATCTCATCCAGCACCTCGACTGCCGCATCGAGGAGCAGGTCGCCGAGATCAGCTGCAGCATGGGCGTCGCCGAACTCGACGGTAGCGCGAACCGCCCCGAGGACTATCTCAAGCAGGCGGATATCGCCCTCTACGTTGCCAAGAGCCGGGGGCGCAACCGCATCCACGTCTACGATCCGGCGGATCGGGAAAGCGATGAGTTGCGGCGCAACCTCGACTGGGTGCGCAAGGTGCGCAAGGCCATCGCCGGACAGGGCCTGAAATTCCATTTCCAGCCGATCCTGCACATCGCCAGCGGCGAAATCAGCCATTACGAGGCGCTGTTGCGACTGCAACTCCCCGAGGAGGGAGAAATTGCCCCCAAGGATTTCATCCCCGCCCTGGAACAGGCCGGCGAGATGGCTCTGCTCGACCACTGGGTCATCCACCAGGCCATTGTCCTTCTCGGTCGCTATCCCGAACTGCGCAAGCTCGCCGTCAATCTCTCGGCCCAGGCCTTCGACGATAACGGCATCCTCCCTCTGGTGGAAAATCTGCTTATCGAGCAAGGGGTCAAGCCGGAACGCATCGTCTTCGAACTGACGGAAACGGCGAGCCTCGACAACATTCCCGCCGCCCAGCAGATGATCGTCCGCCTGCAGCAGCTCGGCTGCGGCTTCGCCGTCGACGACTTCGGCACCGGCTTCAGCACCTTCAACTATCTCAAGGAATTCCCGGCGGACAGCATCAAGGTCGACGGCACCTTCATCCGCAACCTGACCCACGATCCGGTCAACCTGGCCCTGGTCCGCTCCATCCAGGAAGTGGCCCGCACCCTGGGCAAGGCAACCATCGCCGAATTCGTCGAGACCGCTGAGGATTTCGAGACGTTGCGCTCCCTGGGTATCGATTTCGCCCAGGGCTACTACATCGGCCGCCCCGCGCCTATCGAAGCCTGGAGCTTTTCCACCTCGGCCCGGCACTGA
- a CDS encoding Lrp/AsnC family transcriptional regulator encodes MIDDIDLQILEILQEKARIPNAEVARQVGMAPSAVLERIRKLESQGIIAGYEVRLNPEHFGQKLAAFVLVEISCGDCRGTAEALAAVSGVQEVNQVAGNDGYLLKLRVADTEALGRILREEVAIIDGVARTRTLIVLATFKETRRVSLEGPVSEVF; translated from the coding sequence ATGATTGACGACATTGACCTTCAGATTCTGGAGATCCTTCAAGAGAAGGCGCGTATTCCCAATGCCGAGGTCGCCCGCCAGGTCGGCATGGCTCCTTCCGCCGTCCTGGAGCGAATCCGCAAGCTGGAGTCCCAGGGGATCATTGCCGGCTATGAGGTTCGCCTCAATCCCGAACACTTCGGCCAGAAACTTGCCGCCTTTGTGCTGGTCGAGATTTCCTGCGGGGACTGTCGGGGCACGGCCGAGGCGTTGGCGGCCGTTTCGGGGGTGCAGGAAGTGAATCAGGTGGCCGGCAACGATGGATATCTGCTCAAGCTGCGGGTGGCCGACACGGAAGCCCTCGGCCGGATTCTGCGGGAAGAAGTGGCGATCATCGACGGCGTTGCCCGGACCCGAACCCTCATCGTCCTGGCGACCTTCAAAGAAACCCGGCGGGTTTCCCTGGAAGGGCCGGTATCAGAGGTCTTTTAG
- a CDS encoding diaminopimelate decarboxylase, whose product MPMSEAFKSRLFPVIRDIAAHYGTPFHIYDEAGIRETGEQLKKAFAGISGFREYFAVKALPNRSILRLMKEMGFGFDCSSIPELILAREVGAKPEEIMFTSNNTSPEEFAFAAQDGGCILNLDDVSLIDKVPEFPELICFRYNPGPRRTGNVIIGHPEEAKYGVTHEQVVDAYRRAQARGAKRFGLHTMVASNELDYTYMVETARMLLEISALVEQELGIRFEFLNIGGGFGIPYKPEQQPLDLAAMSREITDLFAAFNTEHGYAPAMVMESGRYITGPHGALVTTAINHKDTYRKYIGLDACMSSLMRPALYGSYHHIDVIGKENQPKSEIYDVVGSLCENNDKFAVQRELPAIVDGDIVVIHDSGAHGHAMGFQYNGRLRPKELLLHVDGGVELIRRAETLEDYFATYNFAPDTLVPKKA is encoded by the coding sequence ATGCCCATGTCCGAAGCTTTCAAATCCCGCCTCTTCCCGGTGATCCGCGACATTGCCGCCCATTACGGCACCCCCTTCCACATCTATGACGAAGCGGGTATCCGCGAAACGGGCGAGCAGCTCAAAAAAGCCTTCGCCGGCATTTCCGGCTTCCGCGAGTATTTCGCCGTTAAGGCCCTGCCCAATCGCAGCATTCTGCGCCTGATGAAGGAGATGGGCTTCGGCTTCGACTGCAGCTCCATCCCCGAGTTGATTCTTGCCCGCGAGGTCGGGGCCAAGCCCGAGGAGATCATGTTCACCTCGAACAATACCAGCCCCGAGGAATTCGCCTTTGCGGCCCAAGACGGCGGCTGCATCCTCAATCTCGACGATGTCAGCCTGATCGACAAGGTCCCCGAATTCCCCGAGTTGATCTGCTTCCGCTACAATCCCGGGCCGCGTCGTACCGGCAACGTCATCATCGGCCATCCCGAAGAGGCCAAATACGGCGTCACCCACGAGCAGGTGGTGGACGCCTACCGCCGCGCCCAGGCGCGGGGCGCCAAGCGCTTCGGGCTGCACACCATGGTCGCCTCCAACGAGTTGGACTACACCTACATGGTGGAGACCGCCCGCATGCTCCTGGAGATCTCGGCCCTGGTCGAGCAGGAACTCGGCATCCGTTTCGAATTCCTCAACATCGGCGGCGGTTTCGGCATTCCCTATAAACCCGAGCAGCAGCCTCTGGACCTTGCCGCCATGAGCCGGGAAATCACCGATCTCTTCGCCGCCTTCAATACCGAGCACGGCTATGCTCCGGCCATGGTCATGGAGAGCGGACGCTACATCACCGGCCCTCACGGTGCATTGGTGACGACCGCTATCAACCACAAAGACACCTACCGCAAATACATCGGCCTCGACGCCTGCATGTCGTCGCTGATGCGCCCGGCCCTCTACGGCTCCTACCACCACATCGACGTGATCGGCAAGGAAAACCAGCCGAAAAGCGAAATCTACGACGTGGTCGGCTCCCTCTGTGAAAACAACGACAAATTCGCTGTCCAGCGGGAACTGCCGGCCATCGTCGATGGGGACATCGTCGTCATTCACGACAGCGGCGCCCATGGTCACGCCATGGGCTTCCAGTACAACGGCCGACTGCGTCCGAAAGAACTGCTGCTGCACGTCGACGGCGGCGTCGAGCTGATCCGTCGCGCCGAGACATTGGAGGATTACTTCGCCACCTACAACTTCGCTCCCGATACCTTGGTTCCGAAAAAAGCGTAA